From one Rhodamnia argentea isolate NSW1041297 chromosome 1, ASM2092103v1, whole genome shotgun sequence genomic stretch:
- the LOC115727491 gene encoding disease resistance protein RUN1-like: MRTGSHASGYQARIYREDRRANKLRLTKHQILSNSLLIVNSSRFLFPMAASSSTSSSSKRRRSYDVFLSFRGTDVRNNFLGHLYTALDKEGINTYMDSEELRTGEQISPALMEAIEESRIAIVVFSKNYASSKWCLRELAKIMECKGQRDLKVFPVFYKVEPREVRTPRKNYKKAMAKHEDKFGKDSEEVKRWKKALYGAGSLSGLPFTDGSEAGLILHIVEKISTQLNRMPLDVAKYPVGIDSRVQELKKILDLQSEDDVLMVGLWGHGGVGKTTLAKAVYNAVFREFQGSCYLERVRENSKNSNDLVLLQEKLLLEVLPGKSLTVFNASGGSRLIQERLSNKKVLIILDDVNDLGQLDSLAGDCKWFGKGSRIIITTRDKHLLTSHGVDLNRIYEVKALKGGEALELFRRHAFLRNQQIEMRSNLVDSVLRYARGLPLALKVLGSFLCGRGEEEWESALEKLAKSPDKDINDVLKVGYEGLEDYAKEIFLDIACFFKGQSTSDIKKVLDSCGFHTTIGLKVLIERCWISEEGGTFQMHDLIQLMGRDLVEEECRDDPGKRSRLWHYDDVRDVLSRDLGTAAVKAIVLKLPKPAEIYIGPNAFTKMRKLRVLILHDVHNPFQEFGGGEKKLVGLDLQNTNIEGVLKQFKGTLVAECARRGCNSGGGGGGGKWTGRDIGGIDVIGSSSGRDVVVVKNCMDSRATLCRRGVAMVFAIK, encoded by the exons ATGAGAACAGGAAGTCATGCATCTGGGTATCAAGCAAGAATATATAGAGAAGATCGAAGAGCGAACAAACTACGGCTAACAAAGCACCAAATCTTAAGCAATTCATTGCTCATTGTTAACAGCTCTCGTTTCTTGTTTCCAatggctgcttcttcttctacttcttcttcttccaagcgTAGAAGGAGTTACGATGTCTTCCTGAGTTTCAGGGGCACGGACGTCCGCAATAACTTCCTCGGTCATCTCTACACAGCTCTAGATAAGGAAGGAATAAACACTTACATGGACAGTGAAGAACTGAGGACGGGGGAGCAAATATCACCGGCACTTATGGAGGCGATCGAGGAATCCCGAATCGCCATCGTCGTTTTCTCCAAGAACTATGCCTCATCGAAATGGTGTTTGCGTGAGCTGGCAAAAATCATGGAGTGCAAGGGGCAGAGAGACCTAAAGGTTTTTCCggtgttttacaaagtggaaccaCGCGAAGTGAGAACGCCGagaaagaattacaaaaaagcTATGGCTAAGCATGAGGACAAGTTTGGGAAGGATTCGGAGGAAgtaaagagatggaagaaagctctttatgGGGCTGGTAGCTTATCTGGGCTGCCTTTTACTGATGG ATCTGAAGCAGGGCTTATACTACATATTGTAGAGAAGATTTCAACTCAACTAAATCGAATGCCCTTAGATGTTGCCAAGTatccggttgggatagattCTCGGGTACAAGAGCttaaaaaaatcttagatctaCAGTCCGAGGATGATGTCCTTATGGTAGGATTATGGGGACATGGAGGTGTAGGGAAGACGACCCTTGCTAAAGCCGTTTACAATGCTGTGTTTAGAGAGTTTCAAGGTTCTTGTTACTTGGAACGTgttagagaaaattccaaaaattccaatgATTTGGttcttttgcaagaaaaattgctATTGGAGGTATTACCGGGGAAGAGCTTAACAGTCTTCAATGCTAGTGGAGGAAGTCGGTTGATTCAGGAGAGACTTTCTAACAAGAAAGTTCTTATTATACTTGATGATGTTAATGATCTAGGCCAGTTAGATTCTCTAGCCGGAGATTGTAAGTGGTTCGGTAAAGGTAGTCGGATAATCATCACAACAAGAGATAAGCATCTGCTAACTTCTCATGGGGTAGATTTGAATCGTATATATGAAGTGAAAGCTCTCAAGGGTGGGGAAGCTCTTGAACTTTTTAGAAGGCATGCTTTTCTAAGAAATCAGCAAATAGAAATGAGGAGCAATCTTGTTGATAGTGTTTTACGTTATGCAAGAGGCCTTCCTTTGGCACTTAAGGTGTTGGGCTCTTTCTTGTGTGgtagaggagaagaagaatggGAAAGTGCCCTGGAGAAACTTGCCAAAAGTCCTGACAAGGATATTAATGATGTGCTAAAGGTGGGTTATGAGGGATTGGAGGACTATGCAAaggaaatttttcttgatatcgcaTGTTTCTTTAAGGGGCAGAGTACATCGGACATTAAGAAAGTTCTTGATAGTTGTGGTTTCCACACGACTATTGGGCTAAAAGTTCTCATTGAGCGCTGCTGGATTAGTGAAGAGGGAGGGACCTTTCAAATGCACGACTTAATACAACTAATGGGCAGGGATCTTGTTGAGGAAGAATGCCGTGACGATCCCGGTAAACGGAGTAGGTTATGGCATTATGATGATGTTCGTGATGTTCTATCCAGAGATTTG GGAACAGCTGCAGTAAAAGCCATTGTTTTGAAGCTACCAAAACCAGCAGAGATATATATTGGTCCTAATgctttcacaaaaatgagaaagttGAGGGTGCTCATCCTGCATGACGTTCATAATCCTTTCCAAG AATTTGGCGGTGGTGAAAAGAAGTTAGTTGGACTTGATCTGCAGAATACCAACATCGAAGGAGTGCTGAAACAATTTAAG GGGACGCTGGTGGCGGAATGTGCAAGGAGAGGCTGTAACAGtggtggcggaggaggtggagggAAATGGACTGGGAGGGACATTGGTGGGATCGACGTCATTGGTAGCAGTAGTGGGAGGGACGTGGTGGTGGTGAAGAATTGCATGGACTCGAGGGCAACGCTGTGTAGAAGAGGCGTTGCTATGGTCTTTGCTATCAAGTAG